A genome region from Tolypothrix sp. PCC 7712 includes the following:
- a CDS encoding Uma2 family endonuclease: protein MFALISPEKIQLPPGAVVRLPASWQDYQCLCEQRGDASIPRIKYRDGEVLLMSPLPVHGRDANLLADIAKTLLDHYGREYDAFTPITMTLPEESGIEPDYCFYIDNWQAVSGKKRIDWRQDPPPDLAIEIDVTSYSDIQDYLPYRVPEVWLFKKQQLLIYQLQGTDYQLQTHSRYFPEFDLQNAITHCVQIAYERNTSAAIRHLKQYFKNNS, encoded by the coding sequence ATGTTTGCTCTAATCTCCCCAGAAAAGATTCAATTGCCTCCTGGTGCTGTGGTACGTTTACCTGCTAGCTGGCAGGATTACCAATGTCTTTGTGAACAGCGGGGAGATGCTTCAATTCCTCGCATCAAATACCGCGATGGGGAAGTATTACTGATGTCGCCTTTGCCTGTACATGGACGAGATGCCAATTTACTGGCGGATATTGCGAAGACACTTTTAGATCATTATGGACGGGAATACGATGCATTTACCCCTATAACGATGACGCTACCTGAAGAAAGTGGCATTGAACCTGACTATTGTTTCTACATCGATAATTGGCAAGCGGTTTCAGGTAAAAAGCGGATTGATTGGAGACAAGATCCACCACCGGATTTGGCGATTGAAATTGACGTAACTAGTTATTCCGATATCCAAGATTATCTTCCCTACCGAGTTCCAGAAGTTTGGTTATTCAAAAAGCAGCAGTTATTGATTTACCAATTACAAGGCACTGATTACCAACTGCAAACTCACAGCCGCTATTTTCCAGAGTTTGACTTACAAAATGCCATTACCCATTGTGTTCAAATTGCTTATGAACGTAATACCAGTGCTGCTATCCGTCATTTGAAACAGTATTTCAAAAATAATTCTTAG
- a CDS encoding DUF2854 domain-containing protein: protein MLRQISLGTIGLTVGAILTIVGFVAYAADNATLNLVGFFYGFPLLLGGLALKANELKPIPFSETTTPEVLALREQQATVTQNKIRKDITRYCYGQNAHLDRALSFLGLGKTDEDTPIVTGLKEKAINGAYALILEFDSPLLPIDAWQEKQEKMLKYFGPGVEIQITQPEEDKIELALITTTTNS from the coding sequence ATGCTACGCCAAATTTCTTTGGGAACCATCGGTTTAACTGTCGGTGCTATCCTAACCATTGTTGGTTTTGTCGCCTACGCGGCTGATAATGCCACACTCAATCTTGTGGGCTTTTTTTACGGCTTTCCCCTATTGTTAGGGGGATTAGCGCTCAAAGCCAATGAACTGAAGCCTATACCCTTTAGCGAAACTACTACACCTGAAGTTTTGGCACTGCGCGAACAACAAGCCACTGTGACTCAAAATAAAATCCGTAAAGATATCACCCGCTATTGCTATGGGCAAAACGCCCATCTTGATAGGGCACTCTCTTTCCTCGGTTTAGGTAAAACAGACGAAGACACACCAATCGTTACAGGATTAAAAGAAAAGGCAATCAATGGTGCTTACGCTTTAATTTTAGAATTTGATTCGCCACTGCTCCCAATTGATGCTTGGCAGGAAAAACAAGAAAAAATGCTCAAATATTTTGGCCCTGGTGTTGAGATTCAAATTACACAGCCAGAGGAAGATAAAATTGAATTGGCGCTGATTACTACAACTACTAATTCATAA
- a CDS encoding DUF4112 domain-containing protein — MPDSPSRYPIIEPDAKAPRVRRLRQLSRILDNAITIPGTQVGVGIDPILGLLPVGGDFLGVMLSCYIVVEAARLGVPRATIGRMVFNIIVDGLVGSFPMLGDLFDFAWKANSMNIQLLEDNLKFSSQTQKADRLFIFALVAGLLVIAIVLVVLPVILIRLLWQAITGG; from the coding sequence ATGCCTGATTCACCTTCTCGTTATCCGATTATTGAACCTGATGCTAAGGCTCCTAGAGTAAGGCGACTGCGTCAGCTAAGTAGAATTTTAGATAATGCTATTACTATTCCCGGTACGCAGGTTGGTGTTGGTATAGATCCAATTTTAGGATTATTACCTGTTGGCGGTGATTTTTTAGGGGTAATGCTTTCTTGTTACATTGTTGTCGAAGCTGCACGCTTAGGTGTACCTAGAGCCACCATTGGCAGAATGGTGTTTAATATTATCGTAGATGGTTTAGTAGGCTCTTTCCCCATGTTGGGAGACTTGTTTGATTTTGCTTGGAAAGCGAATAGTATGAATATTCAGCTTTTAGAAGATAACTTAAAGTTTTCTAGCCAAACTCAAAAAGCCGACAGGTTATTTATCTTTGCTCTAGTCGCTGGATTATTGGTGATTGCCATTGTCTTAGTTGTCTTACCTGTGATACTAATTAGATTGCTGTGGCAAGCCATCACTGGTGGCTAA
- a CDS encoding histidine kinase, whose product MLKHDYMPVSQDQPIYSEAPLQLLLFVDGRPKSRQQVQRIRAYLKELQAGYQFELQIIDVGQQPYLAEHFKLVATPALVKIHPEPRQIIAGSNIIGQLKNWWPRWQASVDAYLKLQEDLQERLEDNSRVVAPKSTISSVAVSAELIRLSDEIFRLKQEQEKLHEQLQFKDRVISVLAHDLRNPLTAAAIAIETLQSNYNIETGQFQRLKPAMTAHLLKQARTQTKTIDRMITDLLQVGRGNDTELPIVPQKMEIGKLCFSVLEELRDRYTAKSQQIETDVPQDLPYVYADPERIHQVLINLLDNAIKYTPTGGKISVTGLHRTTQKVQISIGDTGPGIPYENRDRIFENHFRLQRDEGTEGYGIGLCLCQRIIRAHYGQIWVDSVPNGGAWFHFTLPVYPS is encoded by the coding sequence GTGCTGAAACACGATTACATGCCAGTTTCCCAAGATCAGCCGATCTATTCTGAGGCTCCACTCCAGCTGTTGCTGTTTGTTGATGGACGGCCCAAGTCCCGACAACAGGTACAGCGAATACGTGCTTACTTAAAAGAATTACAGGCTGGGTATCAGTTTGAACTTCAAATCATTGATGTTGGACAACAACCTTATTTGGCGGAACACTTTAAATTAGTGGCAACGCCAGCCTTAGTCAAAATCCACCCGGAACCCAGGCAAATTATTGCTGGTAGTAATATAATCGGTCAACTTAAAAATTGGTGGCCTCGTTGGCAAGCTTCTGTCGATGCCTATTTAAAATTACAGGAAGATTTACAAGAACGTCTAGAGGACAATAGCCGGGTGGTAGCACCCAAATCTACGATTAGTTCCGTGGCTGTTTCTGCCGAACTTATACGTTTGTCAGACGAAATTTTTCGTTTGAAACAGGAACAAGAGAAACTTCACGAACAGTTGCAATTTAAAGATAGGGTAATCTCTGTGCTGGCCCATGACCTCCGCAATCCTTTAACTGCTGCTGCGATCGCCATAGAAACGCTACAATCTAACTACAATATCGAAACTGGCCAATTCCAGCGCCTCAAACCAGCAATGACGGCGCACTTACTCAAGCAAGCCCGGACTCAAACTAAAACAATTGACCGTATGATTACGGATCTTTTGCAGGTGGGTAGGGGCAATGATACAGAGTTACCAATAGTACCCCAAAAAATGGAAATCGGCAAACTCTGTTTCAGTGTATTAGAAGAATTGCGCGATCGCTACACTGCCAAATCCCAACAGATAGAAACAGATGTTCCTCAAGACTTGCCTTATGTTTATGCCGATCCAGAGCGCATTCACCAAGTGTTAATTAACCTGTTGGATAATGCCATTAAATATACGCCTACTGGTGGCAAAATTAGCGTTACAGGACTACACCGCACTACCCAAAAAGTTCAGATTAGTATTGGTGATACTGGCCCAGGGATTCCTTACGAAAACCGCGATCGCATTTTTGAAAATCACTTCCGGTTACAGCGAGATGAAGGTACTGAGGGTTATGGCATTGGTTTGTGCTTATGCCAACGGATTATTCGGGCGCATTATGGTCAAATTTGGGTAGATTCTGTCCCCAATGGTGGCGCATGGTTCCACTTCACCTTGCCAGTTTATCCCTCTTAG
- the moaA gene encoding GTP 3',8-cyclase MoaA has protein sequence MNQVDYLRISLIDRCNFRCQYCMPEGAEIDYILKQQLLTDEELLTLIAEVFIPVGFTRFRLTGGEPLLRPHVVELVRAIASFSQTQDLSMTTNGFLLAPIAQNLYDAGLRRINISLDSLEPDTFDQIIGNRGRGRWEQVWQGIQAAHRVGFDPLKLNVVVIPGVNDHEVLDLAALTLDRNWHVRFIEFMPIGNWQLFGDRGWVSSAQLRQQIRDRWGLTDSQVCGNGPADIFQIPGAKGTLGFISQMSECFCDRCNRMRLSADGWLRPCLLNETGQLDLKTALRSGVSTAQLQEQVRHLLAIKPEINFKGRESGTTGIYSRTMSQIGG, from the coding sequence ATGAACCAGGTAGACTACCTCCGGATTAGCTTAATCGATCGCTGCAATTTCCGGTGTCAATACTGTATGCCAGAAGGCGCAGAAATCGACTATATTCTCAAACAACAACTTTTAACTGATGAGGAACTGCTGACCCTCATTGCAGAAGTATTTATCCCTGTAGGCTTTACTCGTTTTCGGTTAACTGGTGGGGAACCTTTGCTACGTCCCCATGTGGTGGAATTGGTGAGGGCGATCGCATCTTTTTCCCAAACTCAAGATTTATCGATGACAACCAACGGGTTCTTACTCGCTCCCATCGCCCAAAATCTCTATGATGCGGGTTTGCGGCGCATTAATATTAGCCTCGATTCTCTAGAACCAGACACCTTTGACCAAATTATTGGCAATCGCGGCCGTGGACGCTGGGAGCAAGTTTGGCAGGGGATTCAAGCAGCCCATCGCGTCGGTTTCGACCCCTTGAAGCTGAATGTAGTGGTGATTCCTGGGGTAAATGACCATGAAGTGCTAGATTTAGCTGCTCTCACCCTTGACCGCAACTGGCACGTGCGGTTTATTGAGTTTATGCCGATTGGCAATTGGCAATTATTTGGCGATCGCGGATGGGTTTCTTCTGCCCAACTGCGGCAACAAATCCGCGACCGTTGGGGATTGACAGATTCTCAAGTTTGTGGTAATGGGCCAGCCGATATCTTTCAAATTCCGGGAGCCAAAGGAACACTGGGATTCATCAGTCAGATGTCAGAGTGTTTTTGCGATCGCTGTAACCGGATGCGTTTAAGTGCCGATGGCTGGCTGCGTCCCTGTTTATTAAATGAAACGGGTCAATTAGATTTAAAAACTGCTCTCCGATCTGGTGTCAGTACCGCACAATTACAAGAGCAAGTTAGACATTTATTAGCAATTAAGCCGGAAATCAACTTTAAAGGGCGCGAATCTGGTACCACAGGCATTTATTCACGTACTATGTCCCAGATTGGCGGGTAG
- a CDS encoding RtcB family protein, with amino-acid sequence MSRAKAKRSVIGDRLRGELEKEGINIRAGSMSGLAEEAPQAYKDVIPIQNSS; translated from the coding sequence ATGAGTCGTGCTAAGGCAAAGCGGTCAGTTATAGGCGATCGCTTGCGTGGAGAACTAGAAAAAGAAGGAATCAATATTCGCGCTGGTTCAATGTCTGGTTTAGCTGAGGAAGCACCCCAAGCTTACAAAGATGTTATACCAATTCAAAATTCGTCTTGA
- a CDS encoding YihY/virulence factor BrkB family protein, whose amino-acid sequence MYQSRFIRFFRHLTWRNLKKTFARTLERRLLGLSSEIAFNAMLSLFPAILAFFTAIGLFAESLQDTFKQLAALVSQIAPEEALVLIRDFASREIAHSKNGSLFSISFAIAIWTASGAVSTAMTALDQIHQIPPEKMRPFWKAKLVSLGLTVGTMLLLVLASFLVFLSDLLLAMVVSENNALIFLFDIWQLLRWPLALSIVAFTFGFVYRYGPSIWTPGMPMMPGASLAAVFWAVLSALFRLYVANFGNYNKVYGAVGAVIVLMLWLWMSAVVLLVGDQLNVTVGEDMQFRKSSKLIKQN is encoded by the coding sequence ATGTACCAATCTCGGTTTATCCGCTTCTTTCGCCACCTTACCTGGCGCAACCTGAAGAAAACTTTTGCGAGGACGCTCGAAAGGCGACTTTTAGGACTGTCCTCGGAAATTGCTTTCAACGCCATGTTATCGCTGTTTCCAGCAATATTGGCTTTCTTTACAGCCATTGGCTTATTTGCAGAATCTTTGCAAGATACTTTTAAACAACTGGCGGCGCTAGTCAGTCAAATTGCACCGGAAGAAGCACTGGTGCTGATTCGGGATTTTGCTTCTCGAGAAATCGCCCACTCCAAAAATGGTAGCTTGTTCTCTATCAGTTTTGCGATCGCCATTTGGACTGCTTCAGGTGCGGTAAGTACGGCGATGACAGCCTTAGATCAAATTCATCAAATTCCCCCAGAAAAAATGCGTCCTTTTTGGAAAGCCAAGCTGGTTTCTCTGGGGTTGACAGTCGGTACTATGTTGCTTTTAGTATTGGCATCATTTTTAGTTTTTCTCAGCGACCTACTCTTGGCAATGGTAGTCAGCGAAAATAATGCTTTAATCTTCTTATTTGATATTTGGCAACTTTTACGCTGGCCTTTAGCTTTAAGTATTGTTGCTTTTACCTTTGGCTTTGTCTATCGCTATGGCCCCAGTATCTGGACTCCAGGTATGCCAATGATGCCAGGAGCTAGTTTAGCAGCTGTTTTTTGGGCAGTTTTGTCAGCTTTATTTCGACTTTATGTAGCTAATTTTGGTAACTACAATAAAGTATATGGTGCTGTTGGGGCTGTGATTGTCTTAATGCTTTGGTTATGGATGAGTGCGGTTGTGCTACTGGTAGGCGATCAATTAAACGTTACAGTTGGTGAAGATATGCAGTTCCGCAAATCGTCAAAATTGATTAAACAAAATTAA
- a CDS encoding chlororespiratory reduction protein 7 produces the protein MPDPLMYLQDNYVVLETNQAEQFLTASELLEKLKLVVQNISVEDLPPDVQKIDEVEAQAQYLIDTSCELDLGPGKYLQWYAVRLEK, from the coding sequence ATGCCCGATCCATTAATGTATTTACAGGATAATTATGTTGTCCTAGAAACTAACCAAGCAGAACAGTTTTTAACTGCCTCGGAGTTATTAGAAAAGTTGAAGTTAGTTGTCCAAAACATCTCTGTTGAGGATTTACCACCCGATGTGCAGAAGATTGATGAGGTGGAGGCACAAGCCCAGTATTTAATCGATACAAGCTGCGAATTGGATTTAGGCCCTGGTAAATATTTACAGTGGTATGCAGTACGCTTAGAAAAGTAA
- a CDS encoding alpha/beta fold hydrolase, protein MKDWWQATFPQGRQSLIITDTKGYPVHIAYGEKGTGKPLILLHGMGNWSYNWRYSIDPLSKYFRVICFDAKGFGFSEKPVFRREDNGHQVLELARIIQELCDEPPVIVAESLGALVSLSLAQEYPELVGRLVVVNVPIFAEKLPHWAMWILSQTPLELIQTIDSLRLAYFFAPLFREIMAIERRQVLFDPSVLTQEDIYWISYPFIEIPGTLVKVAEDLQIAAREIEHWQTQKPNMLSTIQKKLSNIECPTLVLWGEQDNWFPVTHGEKLYRCLPNAKLKILRNCRHDAAIGSAKEVNAAIVEFLAETSFL, encoded by the coding sequence ATGAAAGATTGGTGGCAGGCTACTTTTCCTCAAGGGCGACAAAGTTTAATTATTACTGATACTAAAGGTTATCCTGTACACATTGCTTATGGTGAAAAAGGTACAGGTAAGCCACTCATTTTATTACATGGTATGGGCAACTGGAGCTATAATTGGCGTTACAGTATTGACCCCTTGTCGAAATATTTTCGGGTAATTTGTTTTGATGCCAAAGGCTTTGGTTTCTCCGAAAAACCTGTATTTAGAAGAGAAGATAACGGTCATCAAGTTCTAGAATTAGCGCGCATAATTCAGGAATTATGTGATGAACCGCCAGTGATTGTAGCAGAATCTTTAGGTGCCTTAGTTTCTCTTTCTCTGGCTCAAGAATATCCTGAATTAGTAGGGCGGTTAGTAGTAGTCAATGTGCCAATTTTTGCTGAGAAATTGCCGCATTGGGCAATGTGGATACTATCACAAACGCCGCTAGAACTCATCCAAACAATTGACAGCTTACGTCTAGCATATTTCTTCGCACCTCTATTTAGAGAAATTATGGCAATAGAGCGGCGACAGGTGCTATTCGATCCATCAGTATTAACCCAAGAAGATATCTATTGGATATCCTACCCATTTATTGAAATTCCTGGGACACTCGTAAAAGTTGCAGAAGACTTACAAATAGCAGCGAGAGAAATTGAGCATTGGCAAACCCAGAAACCAAATATGCTCAGTACAATTCAAAAAAAGTTAAGTAATATTGAATGTCCCACTCTAGTTTTATGGGGTGAGCAAGATAATTGGTTTCCTGTAACTCATGGAGAGAAATTGTATAGATGTCTCCCCAATGCGAAGTTAAAAATTTTGCGTAACTGCCGTCATGATGCCGCAATTGGTTCTGCAAAGGAAGTCAATGCAGCGATTGTAGAGTTTTTGGCAGAGACAAGCTTTTTGTAG
- a CDS encoding response regulator has protein sequence MSGISPFPLSKQPPLILVADDDKTMRVLLRKAMEQEGYRVVEVNDGQQCLDAYDTIKPDIVLLDAVMPVMDGFTCCKQLLKIARNNLMSALASFDTDSALGNTVISKLWERTPILMITCLDDEDSVNRAFEAGAMDYITKPIHWAVLRQRLRRLLQQAQVYKQLEAANQALQHIANVDGLTGLANRRRFDDYLNTQWINLAQEEAPLSLILCDIDFFKFYNDKYGHPAGDVCLQKVGAVLSHTAQKNQDLVARYGGEEFAVIMPHTHAFGAVHVAAAMQAGVRNLQITHAGSQVSQHVTLSMGVATVVPTWESSPSDLIVTADKALYQAKAEGRNRIILK, from the coding sequence ATGTCAGGCATAAGCCCATTTCCTCTTTCTAAGCAACCGCCACTAATTTTAGTGGCTGATGATGACAAGACCATGCGAGTGCTGTTGCGTAAAGCTATGGAACAAGAAGGCTATCGAGTGGTTGAAGTCAATGATGGCCAACAGTGTCTAGATGCTTACGATACGATTAAACCAGATATAGTCTTGCTAGATGCAGTCATGCCTGTCATGGATGGCTTTACTTGTTGTAAACAATTACTCAAGATTGCTAGAAATAACTTGATGTCAGCACTAGCTAGTTTTGATACAGATTCTGCTCTCGGCAATACTGTTATCTCTAAACTATGGGAGCGAACTCCCATATTAATGATCACTTGTTTAGATGACGAAGATTCTGTCAATCGTGCTTTTGAAGCCGGAGCAATGGATTACATAACTAAACCTATCCACTGGGCAGTTTTACGCCAACGCTTGCGAAGACTATTACAACAAGCACAAGTATACAAACAGTTAGAAGCAGCAAACCAGGCTTTACAGCATATTGCCAACGTTGATGGCTTAACAGGATTGGCTAATCGTCGCCGTTTTGATGATTATCTCAATACTCAGTGGATTAATTTAGCCCAAGAGGAAGCACCTCTGTCATTAATTTTATGTGATATCGACTTTTTTAAATTTTACAATGATAAATATGGTCACCCAGCTGGAGATGTTTGTTTACAAAAAGTAGGTGCAGTTTTAAGTCATACCGCCCAAAAAAATCAGGATTTAGTAGCGCGTTATGGCGGTGAAGAATTTGCTGTAATTATGCCCCATACCCATGCTTTTGGTGCAGTTCATGTGGCTGCTGCAATGCAAGCTGGGGTGAGAAATTTGCAAATAACTCATGCAGGTTCGCAAGTTAGTCAACATGTCACATTAAGTATGGGTGTAGCAACTGTTGTTCCTACTTGGGAATCTTCACCTTCAGATTTAATTGTGACTGCTGATAAGGCACTTTACCAAGCAAAGGCAGAAGGACGAAATCGTATTATTCTCAAGTGA
- a CDS encoding phytoene desaturase family protein: MEIFDYVILGAGLGGLSAAACLTKQGYRVVVLEKHYLPGGCCHTFDYGEYSFCADVHYISQCGSGKTINQFLNYIERDVPFNSLDPNCIDRVITPEANFAIPLGWENLRQALLTSFPEEQRAINRYCDEIKQIHQQIRSLVQEVRWFDRKWLDWLKLPKYWNLFWKRNWTLQDLYNYVGLSPKLQAVLAGQSGDYALPPKEIALLTHTSLVCDYSEGAYYPKHHFKHFVDSITQAITDGGGVIQYSTPVEHIQVSHNNIHSVIADGITYSARQAYISDLDPKLTVELMHDVEALSHKERQRLTGYEYSASAFNIYLGLDSSFEPERYGIGNWNIWYYPTGNLNREYQQQLAGDLSHPWIFLSCPTMKSQEAGMGPPGHHILEIATVCPYEPFEYLHKHDPKGYKAKKREVYQQVMTSVRDLIPDVDKYARMKIYGTPTTSEFYLGQPQGNIYGAKLVPKQVGLERLGYTTELPNLFLVGASAGYPSVPGVIGNGMDVAELLTGQSVRGRIETPKPLVSVG; encoded by the coding sequence ATGGAAATCTTTGATTATGTGATTTTAGGAGCTGGGTTAGGTGGACTGTCAGCAGCAGCCTGTTTAACCAAGCAAGGATACCGTGTAGTAGTTTTGGAGAAACATTACTTACCAGGTGGTTGTTGTCACACCTTTGATTATGGAGAATACAGCTTTTGCGCGGATGTGCATTATATTTCTCAATGTGGTTCAGGTAAGACTATCAACCAATTTCTCAACTACATCGAACGGGATGTACCCTTTAACAGCCTCGATCCAAACTGTATTGACCGAGTAATTACACCAGAAGCGAATTTTGCGATTCCATTGGGATGGGAAAATCTGCGTCAAGCCTTGCTGACTAGCTTTCCTGAAGAACAACGAGCCATTAACCGCTACTGTGATGAGATTAAACAAATCCATCAACAAATTCGCAGCTTAGTTCAAGAAGTGCGTTGGTTTGACCGTAAATGGTTGGATTGGTTGAAGTTACCAAAATACTGGAATCTCTTTTGGAAGCGGAATTGGACTCTACAAGATTTGTATAACTATGTTGGCTTGTCGCCAAAACTGCAAGCTGTATTAGCAGGACAAAGTGGTGATTATGCATTACCACCTAAAGAAATTGCCCTACTTACCCATACTTCCTTAGTTTGCGACTATTCCGAGGGAGCCTACTATCCAAAACATCACTTCAAACACTTTGTAGATAGCATTACCCAAGCAATTACAGATGGTGGAGGCGTAATTCAATACTCAACGCCTGTAGAACATATCCAAGTTAGTCACAACAACATCCACAGCGTCATTGCCGATGGTATCACCTACAGCGCGCGTCAAGCTTATATCAGCGACCTAGACCCGAAATTAACAGTAGAGTTGATGCATGATGTTGAAGCCTTGAGCCACAAGGAACGTCAACGCTTAACAGGCTACGAATACTCAGCCAGTGCTTTTAATATCTACTTAGGTTTAGATAGCAGCTTCGAGCCAGAGCGCTACGGTATTGGTAACTGGAATATCTGGTACTATCCTACAGGCAACCTCAACAGAGAATATCAACAACAATTAGCAGGAGACCTCAGCCATCCGTGGATTTTCCTCTCTTGTCCGACAATGAAGTCTCAGGAAGCAGGGATGGGGCCACCAGGTCATCATATTCTAGAAATTGCCACAGTCTGCCCTTATGAGCCTTTTGAATACCTACACAAACACGACCCCAAAGGCTATAAAGCGAAAAAACGGGAAGTTTATCAGCAAGTAATGACCAGTGTCCGCGATTTAATTCCCGATGTAGACAAATATGCGCGGATGAAAATTTACGGTACACCTACCACCAGTGAATTTTATCTCGGACAACCCCAAGGTAATATTTATGGTGCGAAATTAGTACCCAAACAAGTAGGCTTAGAGCGTCTGGGATATACAACAGAATTACCAAATCTGTTCTTAGTAGGTGCGAGTGCAGGCTATCCCAGCGTACCTGGCGTAATTGGTAACGGTATGGATGTAGCAGAATTGCTGACAGGACAATCCGTGCGGGGGAGAATTGAAACACCGAAGCCGTTGGTATCTGTGGGATGA
- a CDS encoding MlaE family ABC transporter permease, with protein MVVKVQHRKNFKQFSIGRYFSVFLLFGQVLLHLLQGKTYHRKILEHMVTAGPASLCPVLLVSGFAGMIFTIQTARELVQFGAVSAVGGAFALAFCRELAPILSASIIAGQVGSAFAAEIGAMRVTDQIDALHMLRTDPIDYLVLPRVIACCLMTPLLTIFGLLTGIIGGIFAASQFYQIMPETFLESVRNFLTPSDLWIVLLKGFLFGAIVAVNGCSWGLTTRGGAKEVGESATTAVVTTWVSIFMMDFLLSVLLFEKPTF; from the coding sequence ATGGTAGTAAAAGTACAACATAGAAAAAATTTCAAACAATTTTCAATTGGGCGCTATTTTTCTGTATTTCTGCTTTTTGGGCAAGTTTTGCTACATTTGCTCCAAGGAAAGACCTATCACCGCAAAATTCTGGAACACATGGTAACTGCTGGGCCAGCTTCTCTGTGTCCGGTTCTCTTAGTAAGCGGTTTTGCAGGCATGATTTTCACCATCCAAACAGCCAGAGAATTAGTGCAGTTTGGTGCTGTGAGTGCGGTAGGAGGAGCTTTTGCACTAGCTTTTTGCAGAGAATTGGCTCCCATTTTGTCTGCTAGTATCATCGCCGGACAAGTAGGTTCAGCCTTCGCAGCAGAAATAGGTGCAATGCGAGTCACAGACCAAATTGATGCGCTGCATATGCTGAGAACCGATCCAATTGATTATCTAGTACTTCCTAGAGTCATTGCTTGCTGCTTGATGACACCATTATTAACAATTTTTGGGTTACTGACTGGCATTATCGGTGGAATTTTTGCCGCATCGCAGTTTTATCAGATTATGCCAGAGACATTTTTAGAGTCAGTCAGAAATTTTTTAACACCTTCAGATTTATGGATTGTTTTACTCAAAGGCTTTCTGTTTGGAGCTATAGTTGCTGTCAATGGTTGTAGTTGGGGTTTAACTACTAGAGGTGGAGCAAAAGAAGTCGGAGAATCAGCCACCACAGCAGTTGTGACTACTTGGGTGTCAATTTTTATGATGGATTTCTTATTGTCTGTGTTGCTATTTGAAAAGCCAACGTTTTAA